Proteins encoded together in one Temnothorax longispinosus isolate EJ_2023e chromosome 5, Tlon_JGU_v1, whole genome shotgun sequence window:
- the Foxp gene encoding forkhead box P isoform X16, which translates to MSRDNRQIYRGTLPAPSDTFGATSLFAALKQQQQQSRDSVFSSRDRECRDRDRLSTARNRDSGRGSIAEAGGGGGVADQQQQQQQQQQDLSIEYQSNGKLSPAGHAVTPAPMTQQKQPIITQQSQQPSSGAPGPQPSPHQSPQAPQRGSPPNPSQGPPPGGPPGAPPSQTPSQMMLSSASGLHQMQQLLQQHILSPTQLQSFMQQHTLYMQQQQQQHHQDSSSDHASNQERFGYFSSLKNHQHQLAELNKKQLEQAMQQLQEQLQLNLFQQTHLLQTADKKKASAPLQQLAIQQQQLIQQLQITQRQYLLQQGLSLQGHNPSSAGLAPPGDTLPSWKSEPSDTPESHQNSNVSKSNSGLNGILNSIASSRRSEVNGTTPMDEKPLDASCNDKVHPLYGHGVCKWPGCEVICEDYQAFLKHLNTEHTLDDRSTAQARVQMQVVSQLEIQLQKERDRLGAMMHHLHMAKQMASPEPPKSSESSTGSNLPKLNFSTALMSQPPPNFGVSQVSPVSMSALVSAVRSPAGAQLPPSGALGSAPMPPLSTIPNMSSLPPMPNMPGSMPSMAGPIRRRISDKSALSLAGGLYDEGTVRRRVAVDRSGIDINEGLPYMLERAGLDVQQEIQRNREFYKNADVRPPFTYASLIRQSIIESPEKQLTLNEIYNWFQNTFCYFRRNAATWKNAIRTNLSLHKCFVRYEDDFGSFWMVDDAEFVKRRHLSRGRPRKYDPTPSPTPPHLSAQGVPSKSPTLTHSPTMYGDALNANLQYFQALGESNMGFLNPMCTSTATSPDKEHVLPHNDLMSPLDEPAVHIKQESQSPEGGKHTRLIKRELPDGPMEHETEEDQADEREYSESHGHDSGQDEDIAEDLSMAPDIMIPEDQVEA; encoded by the exons GCTACTTCGCTGTTTGCAGCCCTgaagcagcagcaacagcaatcGCGCGACAGCGTCTTCTCGTCGCGGGACCGCGAGTGCCGCGACAGGGACCGCCTGTCTACGGCCCGCAATCGCGACTCCGGCAGAGGCAGTATAGCGGaggccggcggcggcggcggcgttgctgatcaacagcagcagcaacagcagcagcagcaggatCTCAGCATCGAGTACCAAAGCAATGGGAAGCTCAGTCCCGCCGGGCACGCAGTGACACCAGCACCCATGACCCAGCAAAAGCAGCCAATCATCACGCAGCAATCGCAACAGCCCAGCTCAGGGGCACCGGGGCCCCAACCTAGCCCGCATCAGAGCCCGCAGGCCCCACAGAGGGGTTCACCGCCGAATCCTTCCCAGGGCCCGCCACCCGGTGGCCCGCCAGGGGCACCGCCGTCGCAGACCCCCTCGCAGATGATGCTCAGCTCGGCGAGCGGCCTCCATCAGATGCAACAATTGCTGCAGCAACATATACTCAGCCCCACGCAACTGCAATCTTTTATGCAGCAGCACACGTTGTACatgcagcaacaacaacagcaacacCATCAG GATTCATCTTCCGATCATGCATCTAATCAGGAACGATTCGGTTATTTCTCTTCTTTAAAGAAC CATCAGCATCAACTCGCGGAACTCAACAAAAAACAACTGGAGCAGGCAATGCAGCAACTGCAGGAACAATTGCAGCTGAACTTATTTCAACAGACGCATTTATTGCAAACGGCGGACAAGAAGAAGGCATCGGCGCCTCTCCAGCAACTAGCGATTCAGCAGCAGCAGCTGATACAGCAACTGCAGATCACGCAAAGGCAATATCTGTTGCAGCAAGGACTGAGTCTTCAGGGTCATAACCCTTCTTCAG CAGGTTTGGCACCGCCAGGTGATACTCTCCCGTCATGGAAGTCAGAGCCCTCGGATACACCGGAATCCCACCAGAATTCCAACGTGTCGAAATCCAATTCTGGATTGAACG GCATTCTGAATTCGATAGCTTCGAGCCGACGGTCCGAGGTAAACGGCACAACGCCGATGGACGAGAAGCCGCTGGATGCCTCCTGCAACGACAAGGTCCATCCCCTCTATGGCCATGGGGTTTGCAAGTGGCCAGGCTGTGAAGTAATTTGTGAAGACTATCAAGCATTCCTTAA ACACTTAAATACAGAGCACACATTGGATGACCGATCGACAGCGCAAGCCAGGGTCCAGATGCAAGTAGTGTCGCAGCTAGAAATTCAGTTGCAAAAAGAACGAGACCGACTAGGCGCCATGATGCATCATTTGCATATGGCAAAACAAATGGCTTCCCCGGAACCGCCAAAGTCATCCGAGTCATCG ACGGGCTCGAATTTACCAAAGCTAAATTTTTCCACCGCGCTGATGAGCCAGCCGCCACCTAATTTCGGGGTCTCTCAGGTGTCACCGGTATCCATGTCCGCGCTGGTGTCCGCCGTGAGGTCGCCCGCGGGTGCTCAGCTACCACCGTCGGGGGCACTTGGCAGTGCCCCGATGCCGCCACTTTCGACCATACCCAACATGTCCAGTTTACCGCCCATGCCCAACATGCCTGGTAGCATGCCGAGTATGGCTGGTCCAATCAGACGGCGCATCAGCGATAAGTCAGCTCTTTCTTTGGCAGGAG GACTGTATGACGAGGGCACTGTAAGGCGCAGAGTAGCCGTCGATAGATCTGGAATAGATATTAACGAAG GGCTGCCCTACATGCTGGAGCGTGCTGGCCTTGACGTCCAACAAG AAATTCAGCGAAATAGGGAATTCTACAAGAATGCAGACGTCAGACCACCGTTCACGTATGCATCCTTAATTCGGCAG TCTATCATCGAATCCCCTGAGAAGCAGCTGACGCTCAACGAAATTTACAACTGGTTCCAAAACACATTCTGCTACTTCCGGCGCAACGCAGCAACGTGGAAG AACGCGATCCGCACCAATCTATCATTGCACAAGTGTTTTGTGCGCTATGAGGACGACTTCGGGTCATTCTGGATGGTGGACGACGCCGAGTTCGTAAAGCGGCGGCATCTGTCCCGCGGCCGCCCCAGGAAATATGACCCAACCCCATCACCCACTCCACCCCACCTCTCCGCACA GGGTGTACCGTCGAAGAGCCCAACGCTGACGCATAGTCCTACTATGTACGGTGACGCGCTTAATGCCAACCTGCAG TATTTCCAGGCACTCGGGGAGTCTAACATGGGATTTTTGAATCCGATGTGCACGTCAACAGCGACAAGTCCTGATAAGGAACATGTGTTACCTCATAATGACTTAAT GTCGCCGCTGGATGAACCGGCCGTGCACATAAAGCAGGAGAGCCAGAGCCCGGAAGGAGGGAAACACACGAGATTAATAAAGCGCGAGCTGCCGGACGGCCCCATGGAGCATGAAACGGAGGAGGATCAGGCGGACGAGAGGGAATACTCGGAGAGCCACGGCCACGACTCCGGTCAGGACGAGGATATAGCGGAGGACCTGTCAATGGCGCCCGACATAATGATCCCGGAGGATCAGGTCGAGGCGTAG
- the Foxp gene encoding forkhead box P isoform X14, whose translation MLEPRWRPVQGHIGENPFDNGSWGKEHFQPSTVPWQLNPRSHGRPSDDGIMDHDTDGDGAINLSTSQRPSAATTPNGDTSTYGQDQQDNDQATSLFAALKQQQQQSRDSVFSSRDRECRDRDRLSTARNRDSGRGSIAEAGGGGGVADQQQQQQQQQQDLSIEYQSNGKLSPAGHAVTPAPMTQQKQPIITQQSQQPSSGAPGPQPSPHQSPQAPQRGSPPNPSQGPPPGGPPGAPPSQTPSQMMLSSASGLHQMQQLLQQHILSPTQLQSFMQQHTLYMQQQQQQHHQDSSSDHASNQERFGYFSSLKNHQHQLAELNKKQLEQAMQQLQEQLQLNLFQQTHLLQTADKKKASAPLQQLAIQQQQLIQQLQITQRQYLLQQGLSLQGHNPSSGLAPPGDTLPSWKSEPSDTPESHQNSNVSKSNSGLNASSRRSEVNGTTPMDEKPLDASCNDKVHPLYGHGVCKWPGCEVICEDYQAFLKHLNTEHTLDDRSTAQARVQMQVVSQLEIQLQKERDRLGAMMHHLHMAKQMASPEPPKSSESSTGSNLPKLNFSTALMSQPPPNFGVSQVSPVSMSALVSAVRSPAGAQLPPSGALGSAPMPPLSTIPNMSSLPPMPNMPGSMPSMAGPIRRRISDKSALSLAGGLYDEGTVRRRVAVDRSGIDINEEIQRNREFYKNADVRPPFTYASLIRQSIIESPEKQLTLNEIYNWFQNTFCYFRRNAATWKNAVRHNLSLHKCFMRVENVKGAVWTVDEVEFYKRRPQRACSTTGGVPSKSPTLTHSPTMYGDALNANLQALGESNMGFLNPMCTSTATSPDKEHVLPHNDLMSPLDEPAVHIKQESQSPEGGKHTRLIKRELPDGPMEHETEEDQADEREYSESHGHDSGQDEDIAEDLSMAPDIMIPEDQVEA comes from the exons GCTACTTCGCTGTTTGCAGCCCTgaagcagcagcaacagcaatcGCGCGACAGCGTCTTCTCGTCGCGGGACCGCGAGTGCCGCGACAGGGACCGCCTGTCTACGGCCCGCAATCGCGACTCCGGCAGAGGCAGTATAGCGGaggccggcggcggcggcggcgttgctgatcaacagcagcagcaacagcagcagcagcaggatCTCAGCATCGAGTACCAAAGCAATGGGAAGCTCAGTCCCGCCGGGCACGCAGTGACACCAGCACCCATGACCCAGCAAAAGCAGCCAATCATCACGCAGCAATCGCAACAGCCCAGCTCAGGGGCACCGGGGCCCCAACCTAGCCCGCATCAGAGCCCGCAGGCCCCACAGAGGGGTTCACCGCCGAATCCTTCCCAGGGCCCGCCACCCGGTGGCCCGCCAGGGGCACCGCCGTCGCAGACCCCCTCGCAGATGATGCTCAGCTCGGCGAGCGGCCTCCATCAGATGCAACAATTGCTGCAGCAACATATACTCAGCCCCACGCAACTGCAATCTTTTATGCAGCAGCACACGTTGTACatgcagcaacaacaacagcaacacCATCAG GATTCATCTTCCGATCATGCATCTAATCAGGAACGATTCGGTTATTTCTCTTCTTTAAAGAAC CATCAGCATCAACTCGCGGAACTCAACAAAAAACAACTGGAGCAGGCAATGCAGCAACTGCAGGAACAATTGCAGCTGAACTTATTTCAACAGACGCATTTATTGCAAACGGCGGACAAGAAGAAGGCATCGGCGCCTCTCCAGCAACTAGCGATTCAGCAGCAGCAGCTGATACAGCAACTGCAGATCACGCAAAGGCAATATCTGTTGCAGCAAGGACTGAGTCTTCAGGGTCATAACCCTTCTTCAG GTTTGGCACCGCCAGGTGATACTCTCCCGTCATGGAAGTCAGAGCCCTCGGATACACCGGAATCCCACCAGAATTCCAACGTGTCGAAATCCAATTCTGGATTGAACG CTTCGAGCCGACGGTCCGAGGTAAACGGCACAACGCCGATGGACGAGAAGCCGCTGGATGCCTCCTGCAACGACAAGGTCCATCCCCTCTATGGCCATGGGGTTTGCAAGTGGCCAGGCTGTGAAGTAATTTGTGAAGACTATCAAGCATTCCTTAA ACACTTAAATACAGAGCACACATTGGATGACCGATCGACAGCGCAAGCCAGGGTCCAGATGCAAGTAGTGTCGCAGCTAGAAATTCAGTTGCAAAAAGAACGAGACCGACTAGGCGCCATGATGCATCATTTGCATATGGCAAAACAAATGGCTTCCCCGGAACCGCCAAAGTCATCCGAGTCATCG ACGGGCTCGAATTTACCAAAGCTAAATTTTTCCACCGCGCTGATGAGCCAGCCGCCACCTAATTTCGGGGTCTCTCAGGTGTCACCGGTATCCATGTCCGCGCTGGTGTCCGCCGTGAGGTCGCCCGCGGGTGCTCAGCTACCACCGTCGGGGGCACTTGGCAGTGCCCCGATGCCGCCACTTTCGACCATACCCAACATGTCCAGTTTACCGCCCATGCCCAACATGCCTGGTAGCATGCCGAGTATGGCTGGTCCAATCAGACGGCGCATCAGCGATAAGTCAGCTCTTTCTTTGGCAGGAG GACTGTATGACGAGGGCACTGTAAGGCGCAGAGTAGCCGTCGATAGATCTGGAATAGATATTAACGAAG AAATTCAGCGAAATAGGGAATTCTACAAGAATGCAGACGTCAGACCACCGTTCACGTATGCATCCTTAATTCGGCAG TCTATCATCGAATCCCCTGAGAAGCAGCTGACGCTCAACGAAATTTACAACTGGTTCCAAAACACATTCTGCTACTTCCGGCGCAACGCAGCAACGTGGAAG aaCGCAGTGCGACACAACCTGTCTCTCCACAAATGTTTCATGCGAGTCGAAAACGTGAAAGGGGCCGTATGGACGGTGGACGAAGTGGAGTTTTACAAGAGACGCCCACAGCGCGCTTGCAGCACGACCGG GGGTGTACCGTCGAAGAGCCCAACGCTGACGCATAGTCCTACTATGTACGGTGACGCGCTTAATGCCAACCTGCAG GCACTCGGGGAGTCTAACATGGGATTTTTGAATCCGATGTGCACGTCAACAGCGACAAGTCCTGATAAGGAACATGTGTTACCTCATAATGACTTAAT GTCGCCGCTGGATGAACCGGCCGTGCACATAAAGCAGGAGAGCCAGAGCCCGGAAGGAGGGAAACACACGAGATTAATAAAGCGCGAGCTGCCGGACGGCCCCATGGAGCATGAAACGGAGGAGGATCAGGCGGACGAGAGGGAATACTCGGAGAGCCACGGCCACGACTCCGGTCAGGACGAGGATATAGCGGAGGACCTGTCAATGGCGCCCGACATAATGATCCCGGAGGATCAGGTCGAGGCGTAG
- the Foxp gene encoding forkhead box P isoform X5: MLEPRWRPVQGHIGENPFDNGSWGKEHFQPSTVPWQLNPRSHGRPSDDGIMDHDTDGDGAINLSTSQRPSAATTPNGDTSTYGQDQQDNDQATSLFAALKQQQQQSRDSVFSSRDRECRDRDRLSTARNRDSGRGSIAEAGGGGGVADQQQQQQQQQQDLSIEYQSNGKLSPAGHAVTPAPMTQQKQPIITQQSQQPSSGAPGPQPSPHQSPQAPQRGSPPNPSQGPPPGGPPGAPPSQTPSQMMLSSASGLHQMQQLLQQHILSPTQLQSFMQQHTLYMQQQQQQHHQDSSSDHASNQERFGYFSSLKNHQHQLAELNKKQLEQAMQQLQEQLQLNLFQQTHLLQTADKKKASAPLQQLAIQQQQLIQQLQITQRQYLLQQGLSLQGHNPSSGLAPPGDTLPSWKSEPSDTPESHQNSNVSKSNSGLNASSRRSEVNGTTPMDEKPLDASCNDKVHPLYGHGVCKWPGCEVICEDYQAFLKHLNTEHTLDDRSTAQARVQMQVVSQLEIQLQKERDRLGAMMHHLHMAKQMASPEPPKSSESSTGSNLPKLNFSTALMSQPPPNFGVSQVSPVSMSALVSAVRSPAGAQLPPSGALGSAPMPPLSTIPNMSSLPPMPNMPGSMPSMAGPIRRRISDKSALSLAGGLYDEGTVRRRVAVDRSGIDINEGLPYMLERAGLDVQQEIQRNREFYKNADVRPPFTYASLIRQSIIESPEKQLTLNEIYNWFQNTFCYFRRNAATWKNAIRTNLSLHKCFVRYEDDFGSFWMVDDAEFVKRRHLSRGRPRKYDPTPSPTPPHLSAQGVPSKSPTLTHSPTMYGDALNANLQYFQALGESNMGFLNPMCTSTATSPDKEHVLPHNDLMSPLDEPAVHIKQESQSPEGGKHTRLIKRELPDGPMEHETEEDQADEREYSESHGHDSGQDEDIAEDLSMAPDIMIPEDQVEA, translated from the exons GCTACTTCGCTGTTTGCAGCCCTgaagcagcagcaacagcaatcGCGCGACAGCGTCTTCTCGTCGCGGGACCGCGAGTGCCGCGACAGGGACCGCCTGTCTACGGCCCGCAATCGCGACTCCGGCAGAGGCAGTATAGCGGaggccggcggcggcggcggcgttgctgatcaacagcagcagcaacagcagcagcagcaggatCTCAGCATCGAGTACCAAAGCAATGGGAAGCTCAGTCCCGCCGGGCACGCAGTGACACCAGCACCCATGACCCAGCAAAAGCAGCCAATCATCACGCAGCAATCGCAACAGCCCAGCTCAGGGGCACCGGGGCCCCAACCTAGCCCGCATCAGAGCCCGCAGGCCCCACAGAGGGGTTCACCGCCGAATCCTTCCCAGGGCCCGCCACCCGGTGGCCCGCCAGGGGCACCGCCGTCGCAGACCCCCTCGCAGATGATGCTCAGCTCGGCGAGCGGCCTCCATCAGATGCAACAATTGCTGCAGCAACATATACTCAGCCCCACGCAACTGCAATCTTTTATGCAGCAGCACACGTTGTACatgcagcaacaacaacagcaacacCATCAG GATTCATCTTCCGATCATGCATCTAATCAGGAACGATTCGGTTATTTCTCTTCTTTAAAGAAC CATCAGCATCAACTCGCGGAACTCAACAAAAAACAACTGGAGCAGGCAATGCAGCAACTGCAGGAACAATTGCAGCTGAACTTATTTCAACAGACGCATTTATTGCAAACGGCGGACAAGAAGAAGGCATCGGCGCCTCTCCAGCAACTAGCGATTCAGCAGCAGCAGCTGATACAGCAACTGCAGATCACGCAAAGGCAATATCTGTTGCAGCAAGGACTGAGTCTTCAGGGTCATAACCCTTCTTCAG GTTTGGCACCGCCAGGTGATACTCTCCCGTCATGGAAGTCAGAGCCCTCGGATACACCGGAATCCCACCAGAATTCCAACGTGTCGAAATCCAATTCTGGATTGAACG CTTCGAGCCGACGGTCCGAGGTAAACGGCACAACGCCGATGGACGAGAAGCCGCTGGATGCCTCCTGCAACGACAAGGTCCATCCCCTCTATGGCCATGGGGTTTGCAAGTGGCCAGGCTGTGAAGTAATTTGTGAAGACTATCAAGCATTCCTTAA ACACTTAAATACAGAGCACACATTGGATGACCGATCGACAGCGCAAGCCAGGGTCCAGATGCAAGTAGTGTCGCAGCTAGAAATTCAGTTGCAAAAAGAACGAGACCGACTAGGCGCCATGATGCATCATTTGCATATGGCAAAACAAATGGCTTCCCCGGAACCGCCAAAGTCATCCGAGTCATCG ACGGGCTCGAATTTACCAAAGCTAAATTTTTCCACCGCGCTGATGAGCCAGCCGCCACCTAATTTCGGGGTCTCTCAGGTGTCACCGGTATCCATGTCCGCGCTGGTGTCCGCCGTGAGGTCGCCCGCGGGTGCTCAGCTACCACCGTCGGGGGCACTTGGCAGTGCCCCGATGCCGCCACTTTCGACCATACCCAACATGTCCAGTTTACCGCCCATGCCCAACATGCCTGGTAGCATGCCGAGTATGGCTGGTCCAATCAGACGGCGCATCAGCGATAAGTCAGCTCTTTCTTTGGCAGGAG GACTGTATGACGAGGGCACTGTAAGGCGCAGAGTAGCCGTCGATAGATCTGGAATAGATATTAACGAAG GGCTGCCCTACATGCTGGAGCGTGCTGGCCTTGACGTCCAACAAG AAATTCAGCGAAATAGGGAATTCTACAAGAATGCAGACGTCAGACCACCGTTCACGTATGCATCCTTAATTCGGCAG TCTATCATCGAATCCCCTGAGAAGCAGCTGACGCTCAACGAAATTTACAACTGGTTCCAAAACACATTCTGCTACTTCCGGCGCAACGCAGCAACGTGGAAG AACGCGATCCGCACCAATCTATCATTGCACAAGTGTTTTGTGCGCTATGAGGACGACTTCGGGTCATTCTGGATGGTGGACGACGCCGAGTTCGTAAAGCGGCGGCATCTGTCCCGCGGCCGCCCCAGGAAATATGACCCAACCCCATCACCCACTCCACCCCACCTCTCCGCACA GGGTGTACCGTCGAAGAGCCCAACGCTGACGCATAGTCCTACTATGTACGGTGACGCGCTTAATGCCAACCTGCAG TATTTCCAGGCACTCGGGGAGTCTAACATGGGATTTTTGAATCCGATGTGCACGTCAACAGCGACAAGTCCTGATAAGGAACATGTGTTACCTCATAATGACTTAAT GTCGCCGCTGGATGAACCGGCCGTGCACATAAAGCAGGAGAGCCAGAGCCCGGAAGGAGGGAAACACACGAGATTAATAAAGCGCGAGCTGCCGGACGGCCCCATGGAGCATGAAACGGAGGAGGATCAGGCGGACGAGAGGGAATACTCGGAGAGCCACGGCCACGACTCCGGTCAGGACGAGGATATAGCGGAGGACCTGTCAATGGCGCCCGACATAATGATCCCGGAGGATCAGGTCGAGGCGTAG
- the Foxp gene encoding forkhead box P isoform X8 — MLEPRWRPVQGHIGENPFDNGSWGKEHFQPSTVPWQLNPRSHGRPSDDGIMDHDTDGDGAINLSTSQRPSAATTPNGDTSTYGQDQQDNDQATSLFAALKQQQQQSRDSVFSSRDRECRDRDRLSTARNRDSGRGSIAEAGGGGGVADQQQQQQQQQQDLSIEYQSNGKLSPAGHAVTPAPMTQQKQPIITQQSQQPSSGAPGPQPSPHQSPQAPQRGSPPNPSQGPPPGGPPGAPPSQTPSQMMLSSASGLHQMQQLLQQHILSPTQLQSFMQQHTLYMQQQQQQHHQDSSSDHASNQERFGYFSSLKNHQHQLAELNKKQLEQAMQQLQEQLQLNLFQQTHLLQTADKKKASAPLQQLAIQQQQLIQQLQITQRQYLLQQGLSLQGHNPSSGLAPPGDTLPSWKSEPSDTPESHQNSNVSKSNSGLNGILNSIASSRRSEVNGTTPMDEKPLDASCNDKVHPLYGHGVCKWPGCEVICEDYQAFLKHLNTEHTLDDRSTAQARVQMQVVSQLEIQLQKERDRLGAMMHHLHMAKQMASPEPPKSSESSTGSNLPKLNFSTALMSQPPPNFGVSQVSPVSMSALVSAVRSPAGAQLPPSGALGSAPMPPLSTIPNMSSLPPMPNMPGSMPSMAGPIRRRISDKSALSLAGGLYDEGTVRRRVAVDRSGIDINEEIQRNREFYKNADVRPPFTYASLIRQSIIESPEKQLTLNEIYNWFQNTFCYFRRNAATWKNAIRTNLSLHKCFVRYEDDFGSFWMVDDAEFVKRRHLSRGRPRKYDPTPSPTPPHLSAQGVPSKSPTLTHSPTMYGDALNANLQYFQALGESNMGFLNPMCTSTATSPDKEHVLPHNDLMSPLDEPAVHIKQESQSPEGGKHTRLIKRELPDGPMEHETEEDQADEREYSESHGHDSGQDEDIAEDLSMAPDIMIPEDQVEA, encoded by the exons GCTACTTCGCTGTTTGCAGCCCTgaagcagcagcaacagcaatcGCGCGACAGCGTCTTCTCGTCGCGGGACCGCGAGTGCCGCGACAGGGACCGCCTGTCTACGGCCCGCAATCGCGACTCCGGCAGAGGCAGTATAGCGGaggccggcggcggcggcggcgttgctgatcaacagcagcagcaacagcagcagcagcaggatCTCAGCATCGAGTACCAAAGCAATGGGAAGCTCAGTCCCGCCGGGCACGCAGTGACACCAGCACCCATGACCCAGCAAAAGCAGCCAATCATCACGCAGCAATCGCAACAGCCCAGCTCAGGGGCACCGGGGCCCCAACCTAGCCCGCATCAGAGCCCGCAGGCCCCACAGAGGGGTTCACCGCCGAATCCTTCCCAGGGCCCGCCACCCGGTGGCCCGCCAGGGGCACCGCCGTCGCAGACCCCCTCGCAGATGATGCTCAGCTCGGCGAGCGGCCTCCATCAGATGCAACAATTGCTGCAGCAACATATACTCAGCCCCACGCAACTGCAATCTTTTATGCAGCAGCACACGTTGTACatgcagcaacaacaacagcaacacCATCAG GATTCATCTTCCGATCATGCATCTAATCAGGAACGATTCGGTTATTTCTCTTCTTTAAAGAAC CATCAGCATCAACTCGCGGAACTCAACAAAAAACAACTGGAGCAGGCAATGCAGCAACTGCAGGAACAATTGCAGCTGAACTTATTTCAACAGACGCATTTATTGCAAACGGCGGACAAGAAGAAGGCATCGGCGCCTCTCCAGCAACTAGCGATTCAGCAGCAGCAGCTGATACAGCAACTGCAGATCACGCAAAGGCAATATCTGTTGCAGCAAGGACTGAGTCTTCAGGGTCATAACCCTTCTTCAG GTTTGGCACCGCCAGGTGATACTCTCCCGTCATGGAAGTCAGAGCCCTCGGATACACCGGAATCCCACCAGAATTCCAACGTGTCGAAATCCAATTCTGGATTGAACG GCATTCTGAATTCGATAGCTTCGAGCCGACGGTCCGAGGTAAACGGCACAACGCCGATGGACGAGAAGCCGCTGGATGCCTCCTGCAACGACAAGGTCCATCCCCTCTATGGCCATGGGGTTTGCAAGTGGCCAGGCTGTGAAGTAATTTGTGAAGACTATCAAGCATTCCTTAA ACACTTAAATACAGAGCACACATTGGATGACCGATCGACAGCGCAAGCCAGGGTCCAGATGCAAGTAGTGTCGCAGCTAGAAATTCAGTTGCAAAAAGAACGAGACCGACTAGGCGCCATGATGCATCATTTGCATATGGCAAAACAAATGGCTTCCCCGGAACCGCCAAAGTCATCCGAGTCATCG ACGGGCTCGAATTTACCAAAGCTAAATTTTTCCACCGCGCTGATGAGCCAGCCGCCACCTAATTTCGGGGTCTCTCAGGTGTCACCGGTATCCATGTCCGCGCTGGTGTCCGCCGTGAGGTCGCCCGCGGGTGCTCAGCTACCACCGTCGGGGGCACTTGGCAGTGCCCCGATGCCGCCACTTTCGACCATACCCAACATGTCCAGTTTACCGCCCATGCCCAACATGCCTGGTAGCATGCCGAGTATGGCTGGTCCAATCAGACGGCGCATCAGCGATAAGTCAGCTCTTTCTTTGGCAGGAG GACTGTATGACGAGGGCACTGTAAGGCGCAGAGTAGCCGTCGATAGATCTGGAATAGATATTAACGAAG AAATTCAGCGAAATAGGGAATTCTACAAGAATGCAGACGTCAGACCACCGTTCACGTATGCATCCTTAATTCGGCAG TCTATCATCGAATCCCCTGAGAAGCAGCTGACGCTCAACGAAATTTACAACTGGTTCCAAAACACATTCTGCTACTTCCGGCGCAACGCAGCAACGTGGAAG AACGCGATCCGCACCAATCTATCATTGCACAAGTGTTTTGTGCGCTATGAGGACGACTTCGGGTCATTCTGGATGGTGGACGACGCCGAGTTCGTAAAGCGGCGGCATCTGTCCCGCGGCCGCCCCAGGAAATATGACCCAACCCCATCACCCACTCCACCCCACCTCTCCGCACA GGGTGTACCGTCGAAGAGCCCAACGCTGACGCATAGTCCTACTATGTACGGTGACGCGCTTAATGCCAACCTGCAG TATTTCCAGGCACTCGGGGAGTCTAACATGGGATTTTTGAATCCGATGTGCACGTCAACAGCGACAAGTCCTGATAAGGAACATGTGTTACCTCATAATGACTTAAT GTCGCCGCTGGATGAACCGGCCGTGCACATAAAGCAGGAGAGCCAGAGCCCGGAAGGAGGGAAACACACGAGATTAATAAAGCGCGAGCTGCCGGACGGCCCCATGGAGCATGAAACGGAGGAGGATCAGGCGGACGAGAGGGAATACTCGGAGAGCCACGGCCACGACTCCGGTCAGGACGAGGATATAGCGGAGGACCTGTCAATGGCGCCCGACATAATGATCCCGGAGGATCAGGTCGAGGCGTAG